One genomic window of Verrucomicrobiota bacterium includes the following:
- a CDS encoding GTP cyclohydrolase I FolE2: MILSEPSKPSGKPGSHPLSDKQSERDHRELRIDKVGVRGVRFPIQIKDKAHAYQNTIATIGMYVDLPKEFKGTHMSRFLEVLNAHGNRIHVDNITEILQATQAKLKANSAHLEMEFPFFLTKKAPVSGRESVMDYTARFDATAHGREIDFVLTIKAPVTTLCPCSKAISRYGAHNQRGMVTVRIRSHRSIWIEDLIALVESSASSELYALLKREDEKAVTERAYENPVFVEDLVRNVALKLNGHQDVSWYSVEAENYESIHNHNAYALIEKG, from the coding sequence ATGATTTTAAGTGAACCTTCGAAGCCGTCCGGCAAGCCGGGGAGCCATCCGTTATCGGACAAGCAGAGCGAAAGAGACCACCGCGAGTTGAGGATCGACAAGGTGGGAGTGCGTGGGGTGCGGTTTCCGATTCAGATCAAAGACAAAGCCCATGCCTACCAAAACACCATTGCCACGATCGGGATGTATGTGGATTTGCCGAAGGAGTTCAAGGGCACGCACATGAGCCGGTTCCTCGAAGTGTTGAACGCGCATGGCAACAGGATTCATGTGGACAACATTACGGAGATTCTGCAGGCGACGCAGGCCAAGTTGAAGGCGAACTCCGCGCATTTGGAAATGGAGTTTCCGTTTTTCCTGACCAAGAAGGCGCCGGTTTCGGGCCGGGAGAGCGTGATGGACTACACGGCGAGGTTTGACGCGACCGCGCATGGCCGCGAAATTGATTTTGTCCTGACCATCAAGGCGCCGGTCACGACGTTATGTCCCTGTTCGAAGGCCATCAGCCGTTATGGAGCGCACAACCAGAGGGGGATGGTCACCGTGCGCATTCGCTCGCACCGGTCCATTTGGATCGAGGACCTCATCGCATTGGTGGAGAGTTCGGCGAGCAGCGAGTTGTATGCCCTTCTGAAGCGGGAGGACGAAAAAGCGGTGACCGAGCGGGCCTATGAGAATCCGGTCTTTGTCGAGGATTTGGTGCGCAACGTGGCTTTGAAGCTCAACGGGCATCAGGACGTTTCATGGTACAGTGTGGAGGCGGAGAATTACGAGAGCATCCATAATCACAACGCCTACGCGTTGATCGAAAAGGGATAA